In Sphaeramia orbicularis chromosome 1, fSphaOr1.1, whole genome shotgun sequence, a genomic segment contains:
- the LOC115417987 gene encoding histone H2B-like encodes MPEPAKSAPKKGSKKAVAKTAGKGGKKRRKGRKESYAIYVYKVLKQVHPDTGISSKAMSIMNSFVNDIFERIASEASRLAHYNKRSTITSREIQTGVRLLLPGELAKHAVSEGTKAVTSTPAPSKPLWSQT; translated from the coding sequence ATGCCTGAACCTGCAAAGTCCGCGCCCAAGAAGGGCTCCAAGAAAGCCGTGGCGAAAACCGCCGGCAaaggaggaaagaagaggagaaagggAAGGAAGGAGAGCTACGCCATCTACGTGTACAAGGTCCTGAAGCAGGTCCATCCCGACACCGGCATCTCCTCTAAGGCTATGAGCATCATGAACTCGTTCGTCAACGACATCTTTGAACGCATCGCCTCTGAGGCCTCTCGTCTGGCTCATTACAACAAGAGGTCCACCATCACCTCCAGGGAGATCCAGACCGGAGTGCGCCTCCTGCTGCCCGGTGAGCTGGCCAAACACGCCGTGTCTGAGGGCACCAAGGCCGTGACAAGTACACCAGCTCCAAGTAAACCTCTGTggtcccagacctga